A single window of Chlamydiota bacterium DNA harbors:
- the gspE gene encoding type II secretion system ATPase GspE: MFKNESQVMDLLSKEGLISLEEIQKAQEFSKIVKKTLLDALCEMGFVQKKHILELVAKELGLEIFNFQKHEITKEILHLLDPSVARRYKVIPLEALDDTIKVAVLDPFDIEAIDNLHYLLRKNIVSVLADPEDFEKALNQYYGVSEETVDAMLNEFKDTEISFLDKDASPEEGEEDPDAPIVKLVNLLVLEAFKNRASDIHLEPLERKFRVRYRIDGVLQEVQSPPKRLQPSILSRIKIMANMSIAERRLPQDGRIKMSLMGKQIDLRVSTIPSNHGESIVMRLLDKTNLLLGLGQLGFVSDDEKRFEQLIRQPNGILLITGPTGSGKTTTLYACLNSINRPDRKIITVEDPVEYQLSGVNQVQVNEMIGLSFANVLRSILRQAPNVIMIGEIRDHETAEIAVHAALTGHLVFSTLHTNDAPGAVTRLADQGIKPFLVASSLMGVLAQRLIRVLCPKCKELFDPPRAHLKLIKIPPEKLKDAHFYRPKGCQNCSGVGYRGRIGIMELLTMDDSLRQLIYQKAPSSEIRKRGREIGMRTLREDGIQKILAGLTTLEEVYRITAGDEE, from the coding sequence ATGTTCAAAAACGAGTCCCAAGTAATGGATCTTTTATCAAAAGAAGGACTCATTTCACTTGAAGAGATTCAAAAGGCTCAAGAGTTTTCAAAAATTGTTAAGAAAACCCTTTTAGACGCACTTTGCGAAATGGGATTTGTCCAAAAAAAACATATCCTAGAGTTGGTCGCCAAAGAACTTGGACTAGAAATTTTTAACTTTCAAAAACATGAAATTACTAAAGAAATCCTTCACCTTCTCGACCCCTCTGTCGCACGCCGCTATAAAGTCATCCCTCTAGAAGCGCTCGACGACACCATCAAGGTTGCCGTCTTAGACCCTTTTGATATTGAGGCGATTGATAATCTTCATTATCTCTTAAGAAAAAATATTGTCAGCGTTCTGGCAGATCCTGAAGATTTTGAAAAAGCCTTGAACCAGTATTATGGGGTCTCTGAAGAAACCGTTGATGCAATGCTGAACGAATTTAAGGATACAGAAATTAGCTTTCTGGATAAAGATGCTTCCCCTGAGGAAGGGGAAGAGGATCCGGATGCCCCTATTGTAAAATTGGTGAACCTTCTGGTTTTAGAAGCTTTTAAAAATAGGGCCAGCGACATTCATTTGGAACCGCTTGAAAGAAAATTTCGAGTTCGCTACCGCATTGATGGGGTTTTACAAGAAGTTCAAAGTCCTCCGAAGCGACTTCAGCCCTCTATCCTTTCACGCATTAAAATCATGGCCAACATGAGTATTGCAGAACGACGCCTTCCCCAAGATGGCCGCATCAAGATGAGTCTGATGGGGAAACAAATTGATTTGAGAGTCTCAACCATCCCTTCTAATCACGGGGAAAGCATTGTGATGCGACTTCTGGATAAAACAAATCTTTTGCTGGGACTGGGTCAACTGGGTTTCGTTTCTGACGATGAAAAAAGATTTGAACAACTGATCCGCCAACCCAATGGCATTCTTCTCATTACCGGTCCTACCGGCAGTGGAAAGACAACAACCCTTTATGCCTGTTTGAACTCTATTAACCGGCCTGATCGCAAAATCATTACCGTCGAAGATCCCGTCGAATACCAGCTCTCAGGCGTCAATCAGGTTCAGGTGAACGAAATGATCGGGCTTTCTTTTGCAAATGTCCTCAGGTCTATTTTAAGACAGGCCCCCAATGTGATTATGATTGGAGAAATCAGGGATCATGAAACAGCTGAGATCGCTGTTCACGCAGCCCTGACAGGTCATCTGGTTTTTAGTACCCTTCATACCAATGATGCGCCTGGGGCGGTCACTCGTCTCGCTGATCAAGGAATTAAGCCATTTCTGGTCGCCTCAAGCCTGATGGGGGTTTTGGCTCAAAGGCTCATTCGCGTTCTGTGTCCTAAATGTAAAGAGCTCTTTGACCCTCCTCGAGCTCATTTAAAGCTCATTAAAATTCCACCTGAAAAATTGAAAGACGCCCATTTCTATCGTCCCAAAGGCTGTCAAAACTGTAGTGGGGTAGGCTACCGGGGTCGGATTGGAATCATGGAACTTTTGACGATGGATGATAGCCTTCGCCAGTTGATTTATCAAAAAGCCCCGAGCTCAGAAATTAGAAAACGCGGCCGAGAGATTGGAATGAGGACCTTAAGGGAAGATGGCATCCAAAAGATTTTAGCGGGCCTTACCACTTTAGAAGAGGTTTACCGCATTACAGCTGGAGATGAGGAATGA
- a CDS encoding AAA family ATPase codes for MNNFWDREQEFLKAKRFAHQTGFGYITGRRRIGKSAFLVKLCEEEQGFYHQAVEGEPQQQLLHLTEEMKSQFPLFRQIIPKTWNEFFTLLSKETLPNILVFDEFPYWIESDPSLASLLQKWIDHELPHKKTFLWVSGSSQSMLYTQFLNQASPLYGRASLHIHLEPMPFRWFCKALNYPLHDPTSFERYSLVGGVPHYWKLMSKGSPIDQAEMLYFEPAAILSEEPKHLIQDEGITGTIPKAILDLVGRGVSKPSEIGARIGTVHGNLSRPLALLLDVNLISRELPFGESVRTTKKVLYSIQDPVLSFYYGTYLPARGRWNQIRLQEKKNLIHLHTSKQWEIFCRQSYGGARYWEDDVELDLVSFQKENQRHLVAECKWTDLSKKMEKNLTDDLQNRFHKTKLAHQLTQVDFKIFSKENLLEIAKRENESTVSS; via the coding sequence ATGAACAACTTCTGGGATAGAGAACAAGAGTTTTTAAAAGCCAAACGCTTCGCCCACCAAACAGGCTTTGGCTATATCACCGGGCGACGGAGAATTGGAAAAAGCGCCTTTCTGGTCAAGCTATGCGAAGAAGAACAAGGATTCTACCATCAAGCGGTTGAAGGAGAACCTCAGCAGCAGTTGCTTCACCTAACAGAAGAAATGAAATCTCAGTTTCCTCTCTTTCGCCAAATAATTCCTAAGACATGGAATGAATTTTTTACTCTTCTTTCAAAGGAAACTCTCCCAAATATATTGGTCTTCGACGAATTTCCATACTGGATCGAGAGCGATCCTAGCCTTGCAAGTCTCTTGCAAAAATGGATTGATCATGAACTCCCCCATAAAAAAACCTTTCTATGGGTATCTGGATCTTCCCAATCCATGCTCTATACTCAATTTCTAAATCAGGCTTCCCCTCTCTATGGCCGTGCTTCTCTTCACATTCATTTAGAGCCGATGCCCTTTCGCTGGTTTTGTAAGGCTTTAAACTATCCCCTTCATGATCCGACTTCCTTTGAGCGCTACTCGCTAGTGGGAGGAGTTCCCCATTACTGGAAACTCATGTCAAAAGGATCCCCGATTGACCAAGCGGAAATGCTTTATTTTGAACCTGCGGCCATTCTTTCAGAAGAGCCAAAGCATTTAATCCAGGATGAAGGCATCACGGGAACGATTCCCAAAGCCATTCTAGATCTCGTTGGACGAGGGGTGTCAAAACCTAGTGAAATTGGCGCTAGAATTGGAACCGTTCATGGAAATCTTTCCAGACCCCTTGCCCTTTTACTAGATGTAAATCTTATTTCAAGAGAGTTACCTTTCGGGGAGTCGGTTCGAACAACAAAAAAGGTTCTTTATAGCATCCAAGATCCCGTCCTGTCCTTTTATTACGGAACCTATCTTCCTGCCAGAGGCAGATGGAATCAAATCCGCTTGCAGGAAAAAAAGAACCTCATTCATCTTCACACCTCTAAACAATGGGAAATTTTCTGCCGCCAATCCTATGGAGGAGCCCGCTATTGGGAAGATGATGTAGAACTAGATCTGGTTTCTTTTCAAAAAGAAAATCAACGACATTTAGTAGCCGAATGTAAATGGACTGATCTTTCCAAAAAAATGGAAAAAAATTTAACCGATGATCTTCAAAATCGTTTTCACAAAACAAAATTAGCTCATCAACTCACCCAAGTTGATTTTAAGATTTTCTCAAAGGAAAATCTCTTGGAAATTGCAAAGAGGGAAAATGAAAGCACGGTTTCATCTTGA
- a CDS encoding TIGR00153 family protein, giving the protein MKILGGLFGRSPLGPLREHMLKVKDCVELLTPLMKAVLEGHQDEIKSIAKEISKEEHTADEIKKRIRDQLSKSLFTSIHRADILALLKEQDNIADACEEVALLLAVRKTEIPKEFGSLLSQMVTEVSTVFILISQASEKLIRLEEDSSEKMIREIHDLIEAVQKKEWETDSLQQAFLEKLFSIESQMNPMNIYFLMTVIKQVGEIADHADNTGDCMRRILSR; this is encoded by the coding sequence GTGAAAATTCTAGGAGGTTTATTCGGACGTTCTCCGCTGGGGCCTTTGCGAGAGCATATGCTTAAGGTAAAAGATTGTGTTGAACTCCTGACTCCTTTGATGAAGGCCGTTCTCGAGGGACACCAGGATGAGATTAAATCAATTGCAAAAGAAATTTCGAAAGAAGAACATACCGCAGATGAAATCAAGAAAAGAATCCGTGATCAGCTTTCAAAAAGCCTCTTTACTTCCATCCATAGAGCAGATATTTTAGCCCTCCTTAAGGAGCAGGATAACATTGCAGATGCGTGCGAAGAAGTGGCTCTCCTCCTGGCCGTTCGAAAAACGGAAATCCCTAAGGAATTTGGAAGCCTGTTAAGTCAGATGGTCACAGAGGTCTCAACAGTTTTTATCCTCATCTCTCAAGCCAGTGAAAAATTGATCCGCCTGGAAGAAGATTCTTCAGAAAAAATGATTCGTGAAATTCACGATCTCATTGAAGCGGTGCAAAAAAAAGAATGGGAAACCGATTCCCTCCAGCAGGCTTTCCTAGAAAAACTTTTTTCGATCGAAAGTCAAATGAACCCCATGAACATTTATTTTTTGATGACCGTGATCAAGCAAGTGGGAGAGATTGCGGATCATGCAGACAATACCGGAGACTGCATGAGAAGAATTCTCTCGCGATAG
- a CDS encoding Na/Pi cotransporter family protein yields the protein MTLPILKLIGGLSLFLYGMDLVSEGLQKVAAQKLRVILNLMSRHRLRALFLGAIATITLQSSSAISVMLISFVNSSLLNLDQALTMLLGANIGTTLTIQVLAFDWTGVALATLALGFLGMKSLESDRWKSFALGLVGFSLLFYGMGLMNQAVQLLKDTPWIEGSLSLLGSSFWMGFLAGAFLTALVHSSAATIVIVMTLVNQGAWSFSSSIPPMLGANVGTCVTALMASPGRGPNAWRLSLGHFSMKIVGVLMILPFLSWFEKCVLIFTEFFWEKGGVQARFVANAHVLFNVITSIVLLPGTKWAARLLSRLIHAPSKKEPFNLSEEGMAGVEKGVSEMGDRVEKMIFELIALFRDNDPKILRKIVDADEEVDLLNFELTRFLIQKVTTKFGTEATEHELRLLYAMDQLEHVGDLISKDLAELARKKIRKDLEFSLEGQGELEEFHRMVYNLFRESFAAFIKQDQGLAHEIFMECEEAKKWKTRLHLSHLERLRKEIRETIATSAIYLDLITDLDRIVDHAINFIKVIGI from the coding sequence ATGACTCTTCCTATTCTAAAACTGATTGGAGGACTATCCCTTTTTCTCTATGGGATGGATCTTGTCAGTGAGGGCCTGCAAAAAGTTGCAGCACAAAAATTACGTGTGATTTTGAATTTGATGAGCCGCCATCGGCTGCGGGCCCTTTTCTTGGGAGCTATTGCAACCATCACACTTCAATCCTCCAGCGCTATCTCGGTCATGCTCATCAGTTTTGTCAACAGCTCTCTCCTCAATCTGGACCAGGCACTCACCATGCTCCTGGGCGCTAACATTGGGACAACACTCACCATTCAAGTTCTTGCCTTTGATTGGACAGGCGTTGCTTTAGCAACCTTGGCTCTTGGATTTTTGGGAATGAAGTCGCTCGAGAGCGATCGATGGAAGTCCTTCGCCCTGGGGCTGGTTGGATTTAGCCTCCTTTTTTACGGGATGGGACTCATGAATCAAGCGGTCCAACTTTTAAAGGATACCCCCTGGATTGAAGGGAGCTTATCCCTTTTAGGAAGTTCTTTTTGGATGGGCTTTCTTGCCGGGGCATTTCTCACCGCTTTAGTCCATTCAAGCGCAGCAACCATTGTGATTGTGATGACGCTGGTCAACCAAGGCGCCTGGTCTTTTTCTTCATCTATTCCACCCATGCTAGGCGCCAATGTAGGAACCTGCGTCACTGCACTGATGGCGAGCCCGGGACGAGGGCCCAATGCCTGGCGGCTTTCTTTAGGACATTTTTCAATGAAAATAGTAGGCGTCCTTATGATTCTTCCTTTCCTTTCATGGTTCGAAAAATGTGTTTTAATTTTTACTGAATTTTTTTGGGAAAAAGGAGGAGTCCAAGCCCGATTTGTTGCCAATGCCCATGTTCTTTTTAATGTCATCACTTCGATTGTCTTACTTCCCGGAACAAAATGGGCTGCTCGGCTCTTATCTCGTCTCATTCATGCCCCTTCAAAAAAAGAACCATTTAATTTAAGTGAAGAGGGTATGGCTGGAGTTGAAAAAGGAGTTTCTGAAATGGGCGATCGAGTGGAGAAAATGATTTTTGAACTCATCGCTCTTTTTCGTGATAATGATCCAAAAATATTAAGAAAAATTGTCGATGCCGATGAAGAAGTAGATCTTCTTAATTTTGAATTAACACGCTTTTTGATTCAAAAAGTGACTACAAAATTTGGAACGGAGGCAACCGAACATGAATTAAGACTGCTTTATGCCATGGATCAATTAGAACATGTGGGGGACCTCATCAGTAAAGACCTTGCAGAACTTGCTCGTAAAAAAATTCGAAAAGATTTAGAATTCTCTTTGGAAGGACAGGGGGAACTGGAAGAATTTCATCGAATGGTTTATAATTTGTTTCGGGAATCATTTGCGGCCTTTATCAAGCAAGATCAAGGGCTCGCCCATGAAATATTCATGGAATGTGAAGAAGCAAAAAAGTGGAAGACCCGACTCCACCTTTCTCACCTGGAAAGGCTGAGAAAAGAGATTCGGGAGACCATTGCAACCAGCGCTATTTATCTTGATTTGATCACGGATCTGGACCGGATCGTGGATCATGCCATTAATTTTATAAAGGTGATCGGAATATGA
- the tsaD gene encoding tRNA (adenosine(37)-N6)-threonylcarbamoyltransferase complex transferase subunit TsaD, producing MLVLGIETSCDETAACVLEGGMNQPKILSNVISSQWDLHHAYGGVVPELASRRHVEIIRSVVEESLREAHQTLSQIDLMAVTTGPGLVGALLIGVTFAKTISTILKKPLMGINHLEAHLYASFLEDETMDFPLVSLIVSGGHTELVWVKKLGQYEVLGKTFDDAAGEAYDKVAKLLGLGYPGGPVIDQLAKNGNSKAFRFPRPMLSKSSLDFSFSGLKTAVLYLVKGYGAQKKTFAKWDKERTQDLAASFQETVVEVLTEKCLRALKKTGCHRLAIGGGVAANSRLRERLQELSKAEGFQLSLPSRKMCTDNGAMIAGLAYAYHQAGLPGEPLDVNPGMKIQKSNIKNQNDNEKLKMFPLQ from the coding sequence ATGCTCGTCCTTGGCATTGAAACTTCTTGTGATGAAACAGCGGCTTGTGTGCTGGAAGGGGGAATGAATCAACCAAAAATTCTCTCCAATGTGATTTCGAGTCAATGGGACTTGCATCATGCCTATGGAGGCGTCGTTCCTGAATTGGCCTCTCGACGTCATGTGGAAATCATCAGATCTGTTGTTGAAGAAAGTTTAAGAGAGGCCCATCAGACACTTTCTCAAATTGATTTAATGGCGGTGACAACCGGACCGGGCTTGGTGGGAGCCCTTTTAATCGGCGTTACTTTTGCCAAAACGATTAGTACTATTTTAAAAAAACCACTCATGGGAATTAACCATCTTGAGGCGCATCTTTATGCTTCATTTTTAGAAGACGAAACCATGGATTTTCCACTGGTGAGTTTGATCGTTTCAGGGGGACATACCGAACTGGTTTGGGTTAAGAAACTCGGACAATATGAGGTCTTAGGAAAAACTTTTGATGATGCAGCTGGAGAGGCCTACGACAAGGTTGCAAAACTTTTAGGACTGGGATATCCCGGAGGGCCCGTGATAGATCAATTGGCAAAAAATGGAAATTCTAAAGCCTTTCGATTTCCAAGACCGATGCTTTCAAAATCCTCTTTAGATTTTAGTTTCAGCGGACTTAAAACAGCTGTGCTCTATCTTGTCAAAGGATATGGGGCACAAAAAAAGACTTTTGCCAAATGGGATAAAGAACGCACCCAAGATTTAGCTGCAAGTTTTCAAGAAACTGTGGTCGAAGTTCTCACTGAAAAATGTCTCAGGGCCCTTAAAAAAACAGGATGTCATCGGCTGGCGATTGGAGGAGGCGTTGCAGCCAACTCAAGGCTAAGGGAACGGCTTCAAGAACTCTCTAAAGCCGAAGGTTTTCAACTCTCGCTTCCCTCTCGGAAAATGTGCACAGATAATGGAGCGATGATTGCAGGACTGGCCTATGCTTATCATCAGGCCGGGCTTCCTGGAGAGCCGCTGGATGTAAATCCAGGAATGAAAATCCAAAAATCAAATATCAAAAATCAAAATGACAATGAAAAACTTAAAATGTTTCCCTTGCAATAG
- a CDS encoding S41 family peptidase — translation MKKEKWIFGLLGTLIISFSLTALPEHQISKDVYDSLDLFTRGLALIQRDYVDEVEPKKLIYGALKGMLNTLDPHSQFLDPEAYAEMKVETGGKFAGVGLELTFKKGFLVVIAALDGTPAFRAGILPNDRIMAIDGEPVKKLNLDEAVKKLRGKLGSTVKLILLRGREKKTIECEMERAMVEIQSITRSEMLEEGIGYIRISEFQERSPKDFETEIQQFQKEGLKGLIIDLRNNPGGLLQSAVEVMERLVKKGNLIVSTRGRQPTQNLIFKSRLDSITDVPCMVLVNGGSASASEIVAGAIQDLKRGRVVGEKTFGKGSVQTVIPLSDGSAVKLTTARYYTPLGRQIQDKGIIPDVVVELSQEDVIALKNEQKKESEKNAPRPLLRDSQIQIAIDLLKNGSKFKV, via the coding sequence ATGAAAAAAGAAAAATGGATTTTTGGCCTTTTAGGGACCCTTATTATTTCCTTCTCCCTTACGGCACTCCCTGAACATCAAATTTCAAAAGATGTCTATGATAGTTTGGATTTATTCACCCGGGGGCTTGCCCTCATTCAAAGAGATTATGTAGACGAAGTAGAACCCAAAAAACTGATTTATGGCGCATTGAAGGGAATGCTGAATACTCTTGATCCCCACAGTCAATTTCTAGATCCTGAAGCCTACGCAGAAATGAAAGTGGAGACGGGAGGAAAATTTGCAGGGGTAGGGCTGGAACTCACTTTTAAAAAAGGTTTTTTAGTTGTGATTGCTGCGCTTGACGGAACGCCCGCTTTTCGGGCTGGCATTCTTCCCAACGACCGGATTATGGCCATTGACGGAGAACCCGTTAAAAAGTTGAATCTTGACGAAGCTGTCAAAAAACTCCGCGGAAAATTAGGAAGCACGGTCAAACTCATCCTTTTAAGAGGAAGGGAAAAGAAAACCATCGAATGTGAGATGGAGCGTGCAATGGTTGAAATTCAAAGCATCACCCGCTCAGAAATGTTAGAAGAAGGAATTGGATATATTCGTATTTCAGAATTTCAAGAGCGTTCGCCTAAGGATTTCGAGACAGAGATTCAGCAATTTCAAAAAGAAGGACTCAAGGGACTGATCATTGATTTAAGAAATAATCCTGGAGGGCTTTTGCAATCGGCGGTTGAAGTGATGGAGCGATTGGTAAAAAAAGGTAATTTAATTGTTTCAACCCGGGGACGCCAGCCCACTCAGAATCTCATTTTCAAGTCTAGATTGGATTCCATAACGGATGTTCCCTGCATGGTCCTTGTCAATGGGGGGAGCGCCAGCGCTTCAGAAATTGTAGCAGGAGCCATTCAAGACTTGAAAAGAGGACGGGTTGTCGGCGAAAAAACCTTTGGAAAAGGATCGGTCCAGACGGTGATCCCTTTATCCGATGGCTCAGCCGTAAAACTGACGACCGCAAGATACTACACCCCGCTCGGGCGCCAGATTCAGGATAAAGGAATTATTCCTGATGTGGTGGTTGAACTCTCTCAAGAAGATGTCATCGCTTTAAAAAACGAACAAAAAAAAGAATCTGAAAAAAACGCACCGCGTCCTCTCTTACGGGATTCTCAAATTCAAATAGCGATTGATCTTTTGAAAAACGGTTCAAAGTTCAAAGTTTAA
- a CDS encoding SDR family oxidoreductase — protein sequence MKTCLVTGGAGFLASHLCDFLLQKGHRVLCLDNLLTGNTRNIEHLLGNEWFKFYKCDVTEYLFVEGPVNIIFHFASPASPKDYLDYPIQTLKVGALGTHKTLGLAKAKGAAFVLASTSEVYGDPLIHPQKEDYWGNVNPVGPRGVYDEAKRFAEAMSMAYHHYHGLDVKIVRIFNTFGPRMRLQDGRVVPNFISQALQNQPMTVYGDGQQTRSFCYVSDLVRGIYALALSKLNEPVNIGNPNEMTVLEFAHLIKKLVGSQAPIVFEPLPKDDPHVRQPNIEKAKHHLGWSPEVPLEEGLQKTIAYFKNELNPSSKKQPVTSQ from the coding sequence ATGAAAACATGTTTAGTGACAGGCGGAGCAGGTTTTTTAGCATCTCATCTATGTGATTTTCTTTTGCAAAAAGGGCATCGCGTCCTTTGCCTTGACAATTTACTCACAGGAAATACAAGAAACATTGAGCATTTGCTAGGGAACGAATGGTTTAAATTTTATAAATGCGATGTGACGGAATATCTTTTTGTCGAAGGACCTGTCAATATCATTTTCCATTTTGCATCTCCGGCAAGTCCCAAAGATTATTTAGATTATCCCATTCAGACGCTGAAAGTTGGAGCACTCGGAACCCATAAAACGCTTGGACTGGCCAAAGCAAAAGGAGCCGCTTTCGTCCTGGCCTCTACTTCAGAAGTGTATGGAGATCCCTTAATCCATCCTCAAAAAGAAGATTATTGGGGAAATGTCAATCCGGTAGGCCCGCGTGGGGTTTATGATGAAGCCAAACGTTTTGCAGAAGCCATGAGTATGGCCTATCATCATTATCATGGTTTGGATGTAAAAATTGTAAGAATTTTTAATACATTTGGGCCTCGAATGCGTCTGCAAGATGGCCGTGTCGTTCCTAATTTTATCAGCCAGGCCCTTCAAAATCAGCCCATGACTGTGTATGGAGATGGTCAGCAAACGCGGAGTTTTTGTTATGTTTCGGATTTGGTGCGAGGAATTTATGCCTTGGCACTTTCAAAATTAAATGAACCCGTCAACATTGGAAACCCCAACGAGATGACGGTTCTTGAATTTGCCCATTTGATTAAAAAACTGGTGGGGAGTCAAGCCCCTATCGTTTTCGAACCTCTTCCTAAAGATGATCCTCATGTACGCCAGCCGAATATTGAAAAGGCAAAACATCATCTGGGTTGGAGTCCGGAAGTTCCCCTTGAAGAAGGGCTTCAAAAAACGATTGCCTATTTTAAAAATGAACTAAATCCGTCCAGCAAAAAACAACCTGTCACTTCTCAATGA